CTTGTAACATAACAAGCATGAGTAGTGTGAAAATAACTTGAGCCATAATAATTTATGAGATTGATTTTTGTGTAAATATTGAAACTAAAATGTAGGATAAAATGATTATTGGTATTGCAATAAACTTAAAAATTACTAATAAAATAATACTTGCAATTAAAAACAAGTAGCGGAGGACATTAGGTTTAAAGTCCCAAGTTTTGAATTTTAAAGCAAACAATTTAATATTAGCATTTAGTAGATAACAACTAATTATTGTCAAAGCTATCAAAAACCAAAGTTGACCAAATAAATTAGCAATCGTAATAGAATATTGGTAATGCAAAATTAATGGCAAAGACAAAATCAGTAACGTATTTGCTGGAGTTGGTAGACCTTTAAAATAATTCTGTTGGTCTTCATCTATATTAAATTTAGCCAACCGATATGCGGATGCTACCGTTATTAATAAACCAATCAAAGCTACTGGAGTAATTTCTACTCCTACCCAACCAACAGTTTTATTCCATGTGTTATCAATGACAAAAGAACTGTCGCCGCCTAAGGCATCTTTAATTAAACCATACATTACTATACCTGGTACAACACCACTAGTAACTACATCTGCTAAAGAATCTAATTGTAATCCCAACTCGCTTTGAACATTTAGTTTTCGTGCTAGAAGTCCATCAAAAAAATCAAAAAATATACCCAAAAAGACAAATAAAGCAGTACCAACGTATTGTCCTTGAACTGCAAAAAGAATAGCTACACAGCCCGAAAATAAATTAAGACCCGTAACAATGTTAGGAATGTGTCGTTTCATTCTATTAGTTAGTTTCTGTAAAAATAGAAAAGTATTTTAGTTCTAACCATATCGTATACAATAACTGCTAAGTTTTATAGTTTAATAGAAACAAAATATTGTGCATCTTTGTAAAAAATTTGTTCTTGAAAAAGTACTACTTTATAGTCTTGGTCTTTGTTTCGCTTGCTATGTCGGGACAAACCACAAGAAAATACTCCAATGAGTTTATGAATATTGGTGTGGATGCTGCAGCTCTAGGTATGAGTAATGCAGTAACTTCACATACCAGCAATGTAAATTCGGGGTATTGGAATCCCGCAGGTTTGGTAAATATAGAAGATAACCAACTCGCCTTAATGCACTCCAGCTATTTTGCAAATATTGCTAACTACAACTATATAGGCTATGCAATGCCTATAGATGATAGAAGCGCTGTTGCAATATCAGTGATAAGATTTGGGGTTGATGACATATTAGACACAACTCAATTAATTGATGACCAAGGTGTTATCAACTACGATAGAATAAACACATTTTCGACTGCAGATTATGGTGTGACTTTATCCTATGCGCGTAAACTACCGATTGATGGTCTAAATTATGGTATTAATGCAAAAGTAATTCGTCGAGTTATTGGAGATTTTGCAACAGCTTGGGGATTTGGTTTTGATGTTGGTATTCAATTTGAAAGCAAAAACGATTGGAAATTTGGTTTTATGGCTCGTGATATTACAACAACTTATAATTCATGGGCAATTGACGAAGAGCAATTCGAAAAAATTAGTGGAGCAATTGATGGTCAAAATCAAACCTTACCAGAAAAGTCTGAATTGACATTACCTAAACT
This DNA window, taken from Winogradskyella sp. PC-19, encodes the following:
- a CDS encoding CDP-alcohol phosphatidyltransferase family protein, which gives rise to MKRHIPNIVTGLNLFSGCVAILFAVQGQYVGTALFVFLGIFFDFFDGLLARKLNVQSELGLQLDSLADVVTSGVVPGIVMYGLIKDALGGDSSFVIDNTWNKTVGWVGVEITPVALIGLLITVASAYRLAKFNIDEDQQNYFKGLPTPANTLLILSLPLILHYQYSITIANLFGQLWFLIALTIISCYLLNANIKLFALKFKTWDFKPNVLRYLFLIASIILLVIFKFIAIPIIILSYILVSIFTQKSIS
- a CDS encoding PorV/PorQ family protein is translated as MSGQTTRKYSNEFMNIGVDAAALGMSNAVTSHTSNVNSGYWNPAGLVNIEDNQLALMHSSYFANIANYNYIGYAMPIDDRSAVAISVIRFGVDDILDTTQLIDDQGVINYDRINTFSTADYGVTLSYARKLPIDGLNYGINAKVIRRVIGDFATAWGFGFDVGIQFESKNDWKFGFMARDITTTYNSWAIDEEQFEKISGAIDGQNQTLPEKSELTLPKLELGVSKLWTFHYDYTLLAAFNLNARFAETNDVISTSFASFAPALGFEFGYTDLVFLRAGVGNFQNELQIDNSENLTFQPNFGVGFKYKGIEIDYAFTDIGDQSAALYSNVFSVKLDFSIFR